One genomic segment of Rhizobium gallicum bv. gallicum R602sp includes these proteins:
- a CDS encoding methyl-accepting chemotaxis protein — translation MMPLKTSDQTQQTATPRSMRIVTEGIGTDLEHFSLANTHVVKQIKLLAINALIEAARAGETGKGFAVVANEVQRLAQVASDIAGKFESNVLGRIGLSRTMAESLVNEMEGVRLTDLAQTLVQLIVRNLFERTADVRWWATDTALWQALQEPGSDKTRFASERLGVINRFYTVYLDLVLTDLSGRIVASANPQFQRKVTNRSLAGDAWFQAAAHCKCGDDYIVDEVRPSPLHDGRTALVYATGVREGGKVDGAIVGTLGVYFDWQNQGQAIVDKEANLPPQVAQKTTVMLLDGASRIIAASNPALLFTHFALQNQTGKSRGSYYDNNGSIVAFAKTLGYEDYDGLGWHGVVVQRTEDDAVIKAALNLR, via the coding sequence ATGATGCCGCTTAAGACAAGCGATCAGACACAGCAGACCGCAACGCCGCGTTCCATGCGCATTGTGACGGAAGGGATCGGTACTGATCTTGAGCATTTCAGTTTAGCCAACACCCATGTGGTAAAGCAGATCAAGCTGCTGGCGATCAACGCACTGATCGAGGCCGCTCGCGCGGGCGAGACCGGCAAGGGCTTTGCCGTCGTTGCCAACGAGGTGCAGCGTCTGGCGCAGGTTGCAAGCGATATCGCGGGAAAATTCGAGAGCAACGTCCTTGGCCGCATCGGGCTGTCGCGGACGATGGCGGAATCGCTGGTGAACGAGATGGAAGGCGTGAGGTTGACGGACCTTGCGCAAACCCTCGTCCAGCTTATCGTGCGCAACCTCTTCGAACGGACGGCCGACGTGCGATGGTGGGCAACCGATACCGCATTGTGGCAGGCCCTGCAGGAGCCGGGCAGCGACAAGACACGCTTTGCGTCCGAGCGGCTCGGCGTGATAAACCGGTTCTACACGGTCTATCTGGACCTCGTGCTGACCGATCTTTCCGGACGTATCGTCGCCTCGGCAAATCCCCAGTTCCAGCGCAAAGTCACCAACCGTTCGCTTGCCGGCGACGCCTGGTTCCAGGCGGCGGCGCATTGCAAGTGCGGCGACGACTACATCGTAGACGAGGTCCGCCCCAGCCCGCTGCACGACGGCCGGACCGCGCTTGTCTATGCCACCGGCGTCCGCGAAGGCGGCAAAGTCGACGGGGCGATCGTCGGGACGCTCGGCGTCTATTTCGACTGGCAAAACCAGGGACAGGCGATCGTCGACAAAGAGGCCAACTTGCCGCCGCAGGTCGCGCAAAAGACGACCGTCATGCTGCTCGATGGTGCAAGCAGGATCATCGCCGCAAGTAATCCGGCGCTTCTCTTCACCCATTTCGCGCTGCAAAATCAGACAGGCAAATCCCGCGGCAGCTATTACGACAACAACGGGTCGATCGTCGCATTTGCGAAGACCTTGGGATACGAAGACTATGACGGTCTCGGGTGGCACGGCGTCGTCGTCCAGCGGACCGAAGACGATGCTGTCATAAAGGCCGCGCTCAATCTTAGATAG
- the pepN gene encoding aminopeptidase N: MRTDTGQVINLADYRPTDFVLERVDLTFDLDPTETKVEARLIFHRREGADPKAPLVLDGDELSLSGLLFDQMEMPAEQYTATADSLAVYNLPAADPFELTISTIINPQANTQLMGLYRTGGIYCTQCEAEGFRRITYFPDRPDVLAPYTVNIIADKAANPLLLSNGNFLGGAGYGEGKHFAAWFDPHPKPSYLFALVAGDLGVIEDTFTTMSGREVALKIYVEHGKEPRAAYAMDALKRSMKWDEEAFGREYDLDIFMIVAVSDFNMGAMENKGLNIFNDKYVLADPETATDADYANIEAIIAHEYFHNWTGNRITCRDWFQLCLKEGLTVYRDHEFSSDQRSRPVKRIAEVRHLKSEQFPEDAGPLAHPVRPTKYREINNFYTTTVYEKGSEVTRMIATLLGKETFKKGMDVYFDRHDGQAVTIEDFVKCFEDASGRDLAQFSLWYHQAGTPLVTASGSYDATAKTFSLSLEQMVPATPGQTDKKPMHIPLSLALFGENGGKIEPASVEGAEYTGEVLHLIGRTQTAVLHGIGSRPVVSINRSFSAPINLHLDQSPADLALLARHETDHFARWQALTDLALPNLLKAARDAREGKAIACEQTSIDALLHAAADESLEPAFRAQALALPSESDISRELGSNNDPDAIHAGRQAVMKQIADRGIAIFTGLFEKMTTPGDFSPDAKSAGRRALRNAALTYLSYVENGPARAKAAFDAANNMTERLHALTVLAHRFPESGEAIAALSTFRDDFVENALVIDKWFSVQATIPGPSALDRVRRLMESPLFKRTNPNRVRALVGTFAFTNPTGFGRADGEGYRFLAREILDIDQRNPQLAARILTSMRSWRSLEPVRAGLARAALTEIEQAPALSTDVRDIVERTLKG, encoded by the coding sequence ATGCGTACAGACACGGGCCAGGTCATCAATCTGGCAGATTACCGCCCCACCGATTTCGTTCTGGAACGCGTGGACCTGACCTTCGACCTTGATCCCACAGAAACAAAAGTCGAAGCGCGATTGATCTTCCATCGCCGCGAAGGTGCCGACCCGAAGGCGCCGCTCGTTCTCGACGGCGACGAGCTTTCACTTTCCGGCCTGCTCTTCGACCAGATGGAAATGCCGGCCGAGCAATATACGGCGACAGCCGATAGCCTGGCCGTCTACAACCTTCCCGCAGCCGACCCCTTCGAACTGACGATCTCGACGATCATCAATCCGCAAGCCAATACCCAGCTGATGGGCCTCTACCGCACCGGCGGTATCTACTGCACCCAATGCGAGGCCGAGGGCTTCCGCCGCATCACCTATTTCCCAGACCGTCCGGATGTCCTGGCGCCCTATACTGTCAACATCATCGCCGACAAGGCCGCCAATCCGCTTCTGCTTTCCAACGGCAACTTCCTCGGCGGCGCCGGCTATGGCGAAGGCAAGCATTTCGCGGCCTGGTTCGATCCGCATCCGAAACCGAGCTATCTCTTCGCGCTCGTCGCCGGCGATCTCGGCGTCATCGAGGACACGTTCACGACGATGTCCGGCCGGGAGGTTGCCCTGAAGATCTACGTCGAGCATGGAAAGGAGCCGCGTGCAGCCTATGCCATGGACGCCCTGAAGCGATCCATGAAGTGGGACGAGGAGGCCTTCGGACGCGAATACGATCTCGACATCTTCATGATCGTCGCCGTTTCCGACTTCAACATGGGGGCGATGGAGAACAAGGGCCTCAACATCTTCAACGACAAATATGTTCTCGCCGATCCGGAAACCGCAACCGATGCCGACTACGCCAATATCGAAGCGATCATCGCGCACGAATACTTCCACAACTGGACCGGAAACCGCATTACCTGCCGCGACTGGTTCCAGCTCTGCCTCAAGGAAGGCCTGACCGTCTATCGCGACCATGAATTCTCGTCCGATCAGCGCTCGCGTCCGGTCAAGCGCATTGCCGAGGTCCGGCATCTGAAGTCGGAGCAGTTTCCGGAGGACGCCGGCCCTCTCGCCCACCCGGTTCGCCCGACGAAATATCGGGAAATCAATAACTTCTATACAACAACGGTCTACGAGAAGGGCAGCGAAGTCACCCGCATGATCGCCACCCTGCTCGGCAAGGAGACCTTCAAAAAGGGCATGGACGTCTATTTCGATCGCCATGACGGCCAGGCGGTCACGATCGAGGATTTCGTCAAGTGCTTCGAGGATGCGAGCGGCCGCGACCTTGCGCAGTTCTCGCTTTGGTACCACCAGGCCGGCACGCCGCTCGTCACCGCCTCCGGAAGCTACGATGCGACCGCCAAGACCTTCAGCCTGTCTCTGGAGCAGATGGTTCCGGCGACGCCGGGCCAAACCGACAAGAAGCCGATGCATATCCCGCTCAGCCTCGCCCTTTTCGGCGAAAACGGCGGCAAGATCGAGCCGGCCTCCGTCGAAGGAGCCGAGTATACCGGAGAGGTGCTGCATCTCATCGGCAGAACGCAGACTGCTGTTCTCCACGGCATCGGATCGCGGCCGGTCGTTTCGATCAACCGCAGCTTTTCGGCACCGATCAACCTGCATCTCGACCAAAGCCCCGCCGACCTCGCGCTGCTCGCCCGTCACGAGACGGACCATTTCGCTCGCTGGCAGGCGCTGACCGATCTGGCATTGCCGAACCTGCTGAAGGCAGCGCGCGATGCGCGTGAAGGCAAAGCGATTGCCTGCGAACAGACCTCCATCGATGCACTGCTTCATGCCGCCGCCGACGAGAGCCTTGAGCCCGCCTTCCGCGCCCAGGCGCTCGCCCTGCCGAGCGAATCCGACATCTCGCGCGAACTCGGCAGCAATAATGATCCGGACGCGATACACGCCGGGCGCCAGGCCGTCATGAAGCAGATTGCAGATCGTGGAATCGCAATCTTTACCGGTCTCTTCGAGAAAATGACAACGCCGGGCGACTTCAGCCCTGACGCAAAAAGCGCCGGCCGCCGGGCGCTACGCAATGCCGCGCTGACCTACCTTTCCTATGTGGAGAATGGCCCAGCACGCGCCAAGGCTGCGTTCGACGCCGCAAACAACATGACCGAGAGGCTGCACGCGCTGACAGTCCTGGCACACCGCTTTCCCGAAAGCGGTGAAGCGATCGCCGCGCTTTCAACATTCCGGGACGACTTCGTGGAAAACGCCCTCGTCATCGACAAGTGGTTTTCCGTGCAGGCAACCATCCCTGGACCCAGCGCGCTCGACCGGGTCCGCAGGCTGATGGAAAGTCCGCTCTTCAAGCGCACCAATCCGAACCGCGTTCGCGCGCTTGTCGGCACGTTTGCCTTCACCAATCCCACCGGCTTCGGCCGGGCCGATGGCGAAGGCTATCGTTTCCTGGCGCGCGAGATCCTCGATATCGACCAGCGTAATCCGCAGCTTGCTGCCCGCATCCTGACCTCCATGCGTTCATGGCGGTCGCTGGAGCCGGTGCGCGCCGGTTTGGCCCGCGCTGCCCTGACGGAGATCGAACAAGCACCCGCCCTTTCGACGGACGTTCGCGACATCGTCGAGCGCACGCTGAAGGGGTGA